In the Alteromonas sp. M12 genome, one interval contains:
- the fahA gene encoding fumarylacetoacetase, whose product MESDIKLAQHNPFVDETHNPSLISWLKSANGHPSFPIQNLPFGVFIDAEQIPRCGVAIGDFVINLHTLGLQRIFSGKAQIGLEALRETCLQRFMSLGREFSVAFRQALSNALTDGSQHEMAVRKALISSADVSFCLPCQIGDYTDFYTSIHHATSVGKLFRPNNPLLPNYKWLPIGYHGRASSIHPSGIPVFRPIGQTLNADTQQPELTATAKLDYEVELGIFIGQSTESFEPVCIQQADAHFFGVSMLNDWSARDIQAWEYQPLGPFLSKNFISSISPWIITAEALAPFRVPPTNYQDRPEVVNLQSNENSLLGGFDIQMTCHIRTEQMRHQGIPAFKLSQTTFKHAFWTIAQMITHHTQTGCNLNSGDLLGSGTQSGPTESEAGSLLEITQGGQHPIHLPSGEKRFFLEDGDEIEISGYCESENGLRIGIGSVSAVIYPPKNTKPTQTIKPAASSDSALCHSDPVAHLGE is encoded by the coding sequence GTGGAATCAGATATTAAACTCGCGCAACACAATCCTTTTGTAGATGAAACTCATAATCCGTCACTAATAAGTTGGCTGAAAAGTGCCAACGGGCACCCGAGTTTCCCAATTCAAAATTTGCCGTTTGGGGTCTTTATTGACGCCGAACAGATACCACGCTGTGGCGTCGCTATTGGTGACTTTGTGATTAACCTTCACACCCTCGGATTGCAGCGGATTTTCAGTGGTAAAGCGCAAATTGGACTCGAAGCGCTAAGGGAAACCTGTTTGCAACGTTTTATGTCTTTAGGGCGAGAGTTCTCTGTGGCGTTTCGGCAAGCGTTATCTAATGCCTTAACGGATGGGTCTCAGCATGAAATGGCCGTTAGGAAGGCGTTAATTTCAAGCGCTGACGTAAGTTTTTGTCTGCCTTGTCAAATCGGTGACTACACTGACTTTTATACGTCAATTCATCATGCGACTTCGGTAGGGAAATTATTTAGACCAAATAACCCTTTGCTTCCAAATTATAAGTGGCTGCCCATTGGTTATCATGGCAGAGCATCAAGTATTCACCCTTCTGGTATACCGGTTTTTCGTCCCATCGGGCAAACCTTAAATGCCGATACTCAACAACCAGAATTAACAGCCACTGCGAAACTCGACTATGAAGTTGAACTGGGAATTTTCATCGGTCAATCTACGGAGTCCTTTGAGCCGGTTTGCATTCAGCAGGCCGATGCTCACTTCTTTGGCGTTAGTATGCTAAATGATTGGTCAGCGCGGGATATTCAAGCTTGGGAATATCAGCCTTTAGGTCCGTTTTTGTCGAAGAATTTTATAAGCAGTATTTCGCCTTGGATTATTACCGCTGAAGCCTTGGCACCATTTAGAGTGCCGCCAACGAATTACCAAGATAGGCCTGAAGTTGTAAATTTACAAAGCAATGAGAATAGCCTTTTAGGGGGATTCGATATTCAAATGACATGTCACATTAGAACCGAACAAATGCGACATCAAGGAATTCCAGCATTCAAGTTAAGTCAAACCACGTTTAAACATGCATTTTGGACTATAGCGCAGATGATAACCCATCATACGCAGACTGGTTGCAACCTTAATTCTGGTGATCTTCTTGGGTCGGGAACGCAATCTGGGCCCACCGAAAGTGAGGCCGGCTCTTTACTTGAAATAACCCAAGGCGGGCAACATCCAATCCATTTACCCAGCGGTGAGAAACGTTTTTTTCTTGAAGATGGGGATGAGATTGAAATTTCCGGTTATTGCGAATCAGAAAATGGATTACGCATTGGAATTGGTTCTGTTAGTGCTGTTATTTATCCGCCCAAAAACACTAAACCGACACAAACTATCAAACCTGCTGCAAGTAGTGACTCTGCGCTTTGTCACAGCGATCCTGTCGCGCATTTAGGAGAGTAA